One Baekduia alba genomic window, TGACCGGGCGCTCGGCGACGGCCTCGCGCAGGCGCTCGCAGACGCCGCCCGCGTCCGGTGAGTCGGGCAGCAGCAGCAGGAACTCCTCGCCGCCCCAGCGCGCCGCGAGGTCCTCCTCGCGCAGGCCGGCGGCCAGGCGCACGGCGATCTCGCGCAGCACGGCGTCGCCGGCGGCGTGGCCGTGGAGGTCGTTGACGGCCTTGAAGCGGTCGACGTCGACGAGCACGGCGCTCAGCGTCCGGCGGTGGCGGCGGGCGCTGGCGATCGTCGCGCGCAGCACGTCGTCGGCGTGGCGGCGGTTGGCCAGGCCGGTCAGGACGTCGGTGCGCGCGAGCTGCTCGAGCTCGGCGTTGCGGCGCGCGAGCTCGTCGTGCAGCGTGCGCAGGCGCAGCGCGGTCCGGATCCGGGCGACGAGCTCCACCGGGTCGACGGGCTTGCGGACGTAGTCGTGGGCGCCGCGCTCCAGGCCCTCGGCCAGGTCGCGCGCGTCGGTGTGGCCGGTGACGAACACGACGGGCACGTCGGCGGTGTGCGGGTCGGCGCGCAGCGCGTCGAGCACGGCGAGCCCGTCCATGCCCTCCATCTCGCGCGCCATCAGCAGCACGGACGGGTCCTCGGTCCGCGCCCTGTGCAGCGCGGAGGCGCCGTCGGCCGCCTCCAGCACCGTGTAGCCGGTGGCCCTCAGGACGTCGCCGATCATCCGCCGCAGCAGGGCGGAGTCCTCAGCGACGAGGATGCGGGACGCGGACTCCATTCGCCTACGATGTTCGGCACGAAGTGCCTGGTTCTGGAGCTTTGGGGCCCCCGAATCGAGGGAGGGTCCAGTGGCCGCCGGGTCAGTGGCGATCCTCGGCCGCGGCGGGCGGCCGGGACTCCTCGGCCAGCGACGTGATCGTCAGGTGGCCGCGCGCGGCCACCTCGAGCACCTCGGTGGCCTCCTCGATGTTGCGCGCGTAGAGCTCGACGAGCAGGTGGACGACGATCCGGTTGGCGTCCTCGTGCTTGTGGAAGCGGACGTGCGTGAAGAACTCACGCGTGCCGTGGTCGCCGAACGCGGCGTAGGAGAGCGCGTCCCCCGCCTCGGGGCCGGAGCACGTCTCGACGTCGTCGGCGTCGACCGTCACGGTGCAGGACGCCACCCACGGCGTGCCGGCGATCATGCGCTCCCAGCGGTCTTCGACCGCCTCGACGCGGCCGTTGGCGAACGTCAGGTGCGGCTGGTCGTGCATGCACTCCAGGCACTGCACGACGGCCTCCTGCAGCTCGTCGACGACGTCGGCGCGCTCGCCGGTCTGCGGGTCGATGCGGTGGATGCCCTCGTAGTGCACCTGCACCTCGAGGTCCTGCGACCAGCAGCGGTAGCACCGCAGCCAGGGGTGAGCGCCCATCAGATCTCCCATGGCCGCTCAGGATAGAAGTTCCGTAAGCGCCGGCCGGGGCGGTAGGGTCGCGCGGTCATGGCGGCCGCCGCCAAGAGCCTCGCGTCACCCGTCGGCGTCGTCCTCGCCGGGGGTCGCGGACGCCGCCTGGGCGGCGACAAGGCGATCGTCGAGCTCGAGGGCCGGGCGCTCATCCTGTACGTGCTGGAGGCGCTGCACGAGGTCTGCGACGACGTCGCGGTCGTCGCCAAGCGCGACACGATCGTGCCGCCGCTGGGCGGGATCGCCGACCTGTGGGTCGAGCCCGACGAGCCGCGCCACCCGCTGGCCGGCGTCGCGCACGCGCTGCGGCTGGCGACGGGCCGCCCGGTCCTGGTCGTGGCGGTCGACCTGCCGCTCATGGACGCGGCGACGCTGCGGGCGATCGCCGCCACCGACCCGGGCGACGCGGCCGTCGTGGTGCCGCGCATCTACGGGCGGCTGATGCCGCTCTGCGCGCTGTACACGCCGCGCGCGGCGGCGGGGCTGGCGAGCTTCGCGCCGGACGCCCGCGCCACCGCGGTGGTGGAGTCGCTCGGCGTGCGCGAGGTCGACGGCCTGGATCCGACCGCGTTCTACAACGTCAACGCGCCGGAGGATCTGCTCCAGGCGTCGGTTCTCCTCGCCACGAGCTAGCGCCTGGCGGCGCGGCTGCGGCTGCGGCGGGGTCATGCTCGCGTGGGACGTGAGCCCGCGATGAGCTCGCGCTGACGCTGCGCGACGTAGTGCGAGAGCTGGCGCTCGGCCCGGCCCTGGAGGTCGCAGAACAGGATGCCGCGGGCGCCCTCCGCGGTGCCGCGGACGACGCGGCCGTCGCCGGAGATCGTGATGGCGCCGAGGTCGAGCGCGAAGCGGACGGTGTCGTCGAGCGTCAGCGTGTCGGCCGGCGCGACGAGCATGCCGCCGACCGACACGTCGAGCGTGCGGGTCGTCAGGCGCTTGTCCGGCGCGATGACGGCCGTCGACAGCTCGGCCGGGACGCGGACGAACTGGCGGCGCTGGACCTTCAACGGGTCGCCGACCGGATGCAGGCGCAGCTGGCCGTCCTGCGCGCCGTGGACGAGGATCCCGCGGCGGTGCGCGGCGCCGATCCGCGTCTTCCAGGCGATCGTCGCGCCGCACCAGCGCAGGTGGGCGGGCAGGCGCAGCGGCTGGTCGAGCGGGCCGAGGTCGACGTGGTCGCGGCCGACGGAGGTCACCTGCGCCGTCAGGTGCCAGCCGCCATCGAGGGTGATGTCGACCGGGACGTGGCGTTCGAGCAGGACCTCCACATCACCGTGATCGGCCGGCCGCCGCCGCGCTTGACCTGCAAGATCCGTTGCGGTCCGTCTGGGGACGGGAGGAGCCTCGTCGCCGATGTTCCTCACGACGCTCATCTGCTCCGACGAGGCCTGCGCGCAAGAGCTCGAGGTCGTCGTCTCCCACGCCCTCGACGCGCTCGACGACTCCGCCTGCGCGTGCGGCTGCACGCACGTGGTGCTGGACGTCAGCGCGTGGGAGCGCGCCGAGATCCGCGCGCTGACGCCGGCCTAGCCGCCGATCGCGGACATCGTCCGCGCGGGCTGGACGAAGCCCGGCTCGTTGACGCGGTGCTTGAGCTCCTTGGCCCACACCGCGGTCCGGACGATCCGCTCGAGGTCGTCGTCGGTGGCGCCGGTGCGCAGCGGCGTGCGCAGGTCGGTCTCGTTGAGGCTGAAGAGGCAGGTGCGCAGGCGGCCGTCGGCCGTCAGGCGGATACGGTCGCAGTCGCCGCAGAACGGCTCGGACACCGGGTTGATGAAGCCGATGCGGCCCACGCCGTCGGCGAACGCGTGGGTCCGTGCGGTGGCGTGCGGCGCGCGGTCGGCGTCGGCCAGCGGGTAGACGGCGTGGATCGCGGCGCGGATCTCGGCGCCCGTCAGCACCTGCGACATGTCCCAGGAGCGGTCGCCGTCGAGCGGCATGTACTCGATGAAGCGCACCTCGTAGGGGTGCTCGCGGGCGAAGCGGGCGAAGGGCAGGACCTCGGCCTCGGTGAAGCCCCGGATCGCGACCGCGTTGACCTTGATCGGGTGGGCCTCCGGGAACGACGCGAGGTGCTCGAGGCCGCGCAGGACGCGGGGCAGCGCGTCGCGCCGGGTCTGCGTGAAGAAGCGGTCGCGCTGCAGCGAGTCGACCGAGACGTTGAAGCGGGCGATCCCGGCCTCGACGAGCGCCGCGGCGTCGCGCTCGAGCAGGTAGCCGTTGGTGGTGACCGAGACCTCGTCGAGTCCGGCGATCGGGGTGAGCATCGCGGCGAGCCGCGGGAAGTCGCGGCGGACGAGCGGCTCGCCGCCGGTCAGCCGGACGGTCCGGATGCCCATCTCGGCCAGCAGCGTCGTGAGCCGCGCGATCTCCTCGAAGGTCAGGACGCCGTCGCGCTCCAACCAGGGCAGGCCCTCGGCCGGCATGCAGTACTGGCAGCGGAAGTTGCACCGATCCGTGACCGACACGCGCAGGTCCGAGATCCGGCGGCCGTGCCCGTCCTGGAGCGGCTCGCGTGGCATCGATCTGAGAGTACTCTCCCGCGGTGCCCCGCCGCAGGATCGCCGCCGTGTCGTTGTTGTGCGCCTTGGCCGCGGCCGTCGGCGGCTGCGGCGCCGACGAGGAGCACCCCGACGCGAGCCCGAACGCCGAGGACCAGGTCCGGGCGGTCGTGGCGAAGTTCGGGATCGCTACGCGCGGCAAGGACTACCAGACGATCTGCGACCAGCTGCTCAGCGCCACGCTGGTCCAGAAGATCGAGGCCGTCGGGCTGCCCTGCGAGGGCGCGCTGCAGCGCGGCCTCGGCGACGTGAAGGCGCCGACGCTGGAGATCACCGACGTGTCGCTCTCGCCGGGCAAGGCGCTGGTGAGCGTCCACACGACGGCGGCCGGCCAGGAGCCGTCCAACGACGCGCTGCAGCTGGTGCGCGAGAACGGCGCGTGGAAGATCGCGTCGCTGGCGGGCGCGAACGGGACGTCGACCACGACGACGTCGACCACGACGACGTCGACCACGCCGACGACGACGACCAAGACCACCAAGAAGAAGAAGTCCGGCTAGCGGCTCTGCGCCGCGGCGCGCAGGCCCTGGGCGAACGCGCCGTGGCCGGTCCACGGCAGCCGCCGCGGCTCGGCGGCGGCGGTCGTCGCACCGCGGCGCGCCGCGCGCAGCGTCGCGATCCCCAACACCACCAGGTACGCCGCGCCGGCGAGCTTCAACACGGTAACGCCGTCGCCGACCGCGCGACCAGCGCGGCGAGCCCCAGCCCCGCGGCCGTCGCGTGGACCGTCAGCCCGCACGCGGTCCCGGCCGCGACGCGCAGCCCCGCCGCCGGGCCGTCGCGCAGCGTCCGCTGGGTCGCGAGCGTCATCGAGACGCCCGGCGTCAGCATGATCGGCAGGACCGCGACGGCGAAGGCGGCGACGTGGCGCGCGGTCATCTCAACCCAGCGTGGAGACGTCGATCACGAAGCGGTAGCGGACGTCGGAGCGCGGCACGCGCTCGTAGGCCTCGTCGACGCGGGCGGCGTCGATGACCTCGATCGCCGGGGCGACCCCGTGCGCGGCGCAGAAGTCGATCATCTCCTGCGTCAGCGGGATGCCGCCGGTGTTCGAGCCGGTCAGGATGCGGTCGCGGCTGACCAGCGAGCCGGCGTGGACGCGGTCGGGCTCGACGGGCAGGCCGACCGAGACCATCGCGCCGCGCGGCTTGAGCAACGCCAGGTACTCGTCCAGCGGCAGGTTGGCCGACACCGTGTTGACGATCAGGTCGAAGCGGCCGCGCAGCGCCTTGAACGTGTCCTTGTCGCTGGTGGCGAAGTAGTCCTTGGCGCCGAACCGGCGGCCGTCGGCCTGCTTGCTCAGCGTCTGGCTCAGGACCGTGACGTCGGCGCCCATCGCCGCCGCGATCTGCACGCCGACGTGGCCGAGGCCGCCCATGCCGACGATCGCGACCGCCTGGCCCGGCCCGGCGCCCCAGCGCTTGAGCGGGCTGTACATCGTGATGCCGGCGCACAGCAGCGGCGCGGCGTGGTCGAGCGCCAACCCGTCGGGGATCGTCACGGCGAAGCGCTCGTCGACGACGATGTGGTCGCTGTAGCCGCCGTAGGTCGGCGTGCCGTCGTAGTTGACGTGGTTGTAGGTCGCGACCACGCCCTTGACGCAGAAGTGCTCGTCGCCGGCGACGCACCACTCGCAGGCGCCGCAGGAGTCGACGAAGCAGCCGACGCCGACGCGGTCGCCGGCCTTCACGCGCGTGACCTCGGCGCCGACCGCGCTCACGACGCCCGCGATCTCGTGCCCCGGGACCATCGGGAACAGGTTGCGGCCCCAGTCGCCCTCGACCTGGTGGATGTCGCTGTGGCAGATGCCGCAGAACTGGATGTCGATGGCGACGTCGGTCGCGCCCAGCGCGCGCCGCTCGATGGTCGTCGGCTCGAACCTGGCCTTGGCCTCAGGGGCCCACAGGGCGCGGGCGGGGGTGCTCATAGACCTCGAGTTCTAGTGGATCTGATCGAGGTCAGCGCCCGGCCCAGCGCGCGGGCGTCGTCCAGCAGCGTGCTGCGCAACGCGCCGTTGTAGAGCGCCGCGGCGGGGTGGTAGAGCGGGAAGAGGCGGCGGCCGCCGACCTCCAGGACCGCGCCGTGGGCGTCGGCGATCCTGGCGTCGGGCGCGAAGCGCGCGAGCGCGTGCCGACCCAAGGGCACCACCAGCTGGGGCGAGATGATGGCCAACTGGCGCTCCAGCCACGGCCAGTGGTGGGCGACCTCGTCGCGCTTGGGGTCGCGGTTCTTGGGCGGACGCGCCTTGACCACGTTGGTGATGAACACGTCGTCGCGCGCGATGCCGGCCTCGGCGAGCAGCACGTCCAGGAACTTGCCGGCCGCCCCGACGAACGGCACGCCGCCCGCGTCCTCCTTGGCGCCGGGCGCCTCGCCGACGATGACGATCGCCGCGCTCGCCGGCCCGACGCCGGGCACGAGCTGCGTGCACGTCTCGCAGACCTCGAAGCCGCAGCCCGCGCCCTTGTGGGCGCGGATCTCCTGCGCGAGCGCCTCCAGCTCCGCCGCGGCCCCGGCGCTACCCATCGATCCCGGCGGCGATGACCGCGCGCACGTCGGCCAGCTTGGGCTGCGACCCGAAGCTGCGCAGCGTCCAGGTCGCGCCGGCGGCCTCCCACGGCGCGGGGTCGTAGGGCTCGTCGTGGGTGATCGCGAGGTCGTAGGGCCCATCGATCCGCTCCTCGGCGCGCTGCTGGAGGATCTCCTCGCGCAGCGTCGCGAGCCCATCCGGGTCCGGCACGCCGATCGGGAACAGGCCGTCCAGGCGCGCGGCGCGGCGCACGGGCCTGCGCGCCGGCCAGCGGGCCGCCGCCCAGATCGGGATCCGCGGGCGCTGCACGGGCCGCGGCAGGAACGTCCCGCCCCAGTAGTCCTGGATCTTGGTCAGCGCGTCGTCGAGGAGCGTGGCCTGCTCGCGCGGCTCGGCGACCTCGCCGAACGGCGCGAGCTCGCCGTGGTTGTCGGAGCCGAGGCCGACGCCGAGCACGAGCCGGCCCTCGCTGAGCAGGTCCAGGGTCACGGTCTCGCGCGCCAGCTTGTGCGGCCGGCGGCGCGACAGCGGCGTGACCAGCGGGCCGGTCAGGAGCTTGTTGGTGGTCATCGCGATCGCGGCCATCGCGACCCACGGGTCCAGCACCGCGCTGGTCGGCGCGCTGTAGACGATGTGGTCCCACAGGAAGAAGCCGTCCCAGCCGGCGGCCTCGGCCTCGGCGGCGAGGTCGGCGAGCAGCCGCGGGTCGGCCAGCTCGTCGAAGGGGGCGACGAAGATCGCGCGGCGCGAGGACATGCCCGGAACCTATCCCAGGCGCTCCTCGAGGTAGGCGCGCTCGGGCGCCGAGTCGGTCAGCGCCAGCGCCGCGCGGTAGGCGTCGGCGGCCTCGGCGTGGCGGCCCAGCCGCGCGAGCAGGTCGGCCTTGGTCGCGGGCAAGTACCGGTAGCCGGCCAGCCGGTCGTCGGCCTCCAGCGCCGCGACGTCGGCCAGCCCGGCTTCCGGACCCTCGACCATCGCCCGCGCGACCGCGCGGTTGAGCGCGACGACCGGCGACGGCCAGTGCGCCAGCAGCGCGTCGTAGAGCGCGAGGATCTGCGGCCAGTCGGTCTCGGCGTAGGTCGGCGCCTGGGCGTGCAGCGCGGCGATCGCGCCCTGCAGCGCGTAGCGCCCGGGCGCCGGGCCGTCCGCCGGCGCGCTCAGCGCGGCGACCACGAGCCGGTCGGCCTGGGCGATCAGGTCCCGGTCCCAGGACGCGCGGTCCTGGTCCTCCAGCCGGACGAGGCGCCCGTCGCCGCCGGTGCGCCCGGCATGGCGCGCCTGGTGGACGAGCAGCAGCGCGAGCAGGCCGGCCACCTCCGGCTCGGCCGGCAGCAACACGTACAACATGCGCGCGAGGTCGAGCGCGCGCTCGGCCAGGTCGACGCGGACCAGCGCGTCGCCCGACGGCGCCGCGTGCGCGGTGCTCGCCAGCAGGTGCACGACGGTCAGGACCGCGTCCAGCCGCGCGGGCAGCTCGCTGCGGGTCGGGACCGCGTAGGGGATCGCCGCGGCCGCGATCTTCTTCTTGGCGCGCGTGATCCGCGCCGCCATCGTCGGCTCGGCGACCAGGAAGGCCGCGGCGACGTCGGGCGTCGCGACGCCGCAGACCAGGCGCAGCGTCAGCGCGACCTGTGCCTCGCGGGCGAGCGCCGGGTGGCAGCAGGTGAAGACGAGCCGCAGCCGGTCGTCGGGGATGGCGGGGTCGTGCTCTGCGTCGACGATCATCTCGGCCTCGTCCTGCGCCGGCTCGATCAGGAGCGGCAGCTTGGTCTGCAGCGTCCTGCCGCGGGTCAGCGCGTTCAGCGCGCCGCGCCGCGCGACCGTGGTCAGCCACGCGCCCGGCCGCGCCGGGACGCCGTCGCGCGTCCACGCGTCCAGCGCGGCGAGATAGGCATCCTGGACGCAGTCCTCGGCGGCGTCCAGGTCGCGGGTGACGCGCACCGTCGCGGCGAGCACGTAGGCCCACTCGGTCCGGTGCGCCTCGGCGACCGCCCGCTCGGCGGCCGCGCGCGTCACTCCAGCACCATGAAGCCGAGCAGCGGGCGCACCTCCACGCCGCCCTCGACGACCGGCGTCATCTTCGCCAGCGCGATCGCGTGGTCGAGGTCGCGCGCCTCGATGATGAACAGGCCGCCCATGACCTCCTTGGTCTCGATGAACGGGCCGTCGGTCAGCAGGTCGCCGCGGATCGACGTGGCGGTCTCGGGCTCGCCGACGGCGAGGCCGGCGACGATCCGGCCGCCGGCCGCGGCGACGCGCTCGGGCAGGGCGGCGTGCGCGGCGCGGACCTCCTCGGGGAGGTCCTCGGGGGCGACGCGCTCGTAGAGCAGGACGGCGTAGCGGGGCATCAGGCGACAGCCTCGCCGTTGGCGCCGACGCCGTCCAGCCAGGACGACCACGCCGCCGTCGCGGCGTCCGCGTCCGCACCGGTCGCGAACAGGTGGTGGGCCACGCCGACGGGATGGCCCCAGCGGTCGCGGCCGTAGACGCGGTACAGCGCGTCGGCGGTGCGGATGCCGAGGAACGGGCCGGTGGCGTAGTCGACGACGCCTTCGATCGGGGCCAGGCCGGCGGGCGCCAGGCGCACCGGGTCGCCGGCGACGACGTCGTCGGGCAGCCCGAGCGCGCGGCGGACGGCGGCGAACGACGGGCCGCCCTCGGCGCTGACGTAGGCCGGGACGCGCCCCGCGAAGTGCGCCGCGTAGACGCCGAGCGAGTGCTGGTAGAAGGACGTGTGGGCGCGACACATCGTCAGCTGGCGGTCGAAGTCCGCGGCGGGCAGGACGCAGCGGTGGACGTAGCGGAGGTACGTCGTGGCGCCGTCGTCGTGCGGCGCGAAGGTGTAGGTCAACTCGTTGAGGCCGTCGCGCTCGGTCTCCGGCCGCGTGCGGGTCGCGAAGCGCCGGTGCGGCTC contains:
- the moaA gene encoding GTP 3',8-cyclase MoaA; the encoded protein is MPREPLQDGHGRRISDLRVSVTDRCNFRCQYCMPAEGLPWLERDGVLTFEEIARLTTLLAEMGIRTVRLTGGEPLVRRDFPRLAAMLTPIAGLDEVSVTTNGYLLERDAAALVEAGIARFNVSVDSLQRDRFFTQTRRDALPRVLRGLEHLASFPEAHPIKVNAVAIRGFTEAEVLPFARFAREHPYEVRFIEYMPLDGDRSWDMSQVLTGAEIRAAIHAVYPLADADRAPHATARTHAFADGVGRIGFINPVSEPFCGDCDRIRLTADGRLRTCLFSLNETDLRTPLRTGATDDDLERIVRTAVWAKELKHRVNEPGFVQPARTMSAIGG
- a CDS encoding diguanylate cyclase encodes the protein MESASRILVAEDSALLRRMIGDVLRATGYTVLEAADGASALHRARTEDPSVLLMAREMEGMDGLAVLDALRADPHTADVPVVFVTGHTDARDLAEGLERGAHDYVRKPVDPVELVARIRTALRLRTLHDELARRNAELEQLARTDVLTGLANRRHADDVLRATIASARRHRRTLSAVLVDVDRFKAVNDLHGHAAGDAVLREIAVRLAAGLREEDLAARWGGEEFLLLLPDSPDAGGVCERLREAVAERPVNVHGLLELDVSASFGWAPWTGEETGEALIGRADVALYAAKNGGRDRVVAAKPVVVRGVADAA
- a CDS encoding LLM class flavin-dependent oxidoreductase, which produces MSSRRAIFVAPFDELADPRLLADLAAEAEAAGWDGFFLWDHIVYSAPTSAVLDPWVAMAAIAMTTNKLLTGPLVTPLSRRRPHKLARETVTLDLLSEGRLVLGVGLGSDNHGELAPFGEVAEPREQATLLDDALTKIQDYWGGTFLPRPVQRPRIPIWAAARWPARRPVRRAARLDGLFPIGVPDPDGLATLREEILQQRAEERIDGPYDLAITHDEPYDPAPWEAAGATWTLRSFGSQPKLADVRAVIAAGIDG
- a CDS encoding uracil-DNA glycosylase — translated: MGSAGAAAELEALAQEIRAHKGAGCGFEVCETCTQLVPGVGPASAAIVIVGEAPGAKEDAGGVPFVGAAGKFLDVLLAEAGIARDDVFITNVVKARPPKNRDPKRDEVAHHWPWLERQLAIISPQLVVPLGRHALARFAPDARIADAHGAVLEVGGRRLFPLYHPAAALYNGALRSTLLDDARALGRALTSIRSTRTRGL
- a CDS encoding YciI family protein, with amino-acid sequence MPRYAVLLYERVAPEDLPEEVRAAHAALPERVAAAGGRIVAGLAVGEPETATSIRGDLLTDGPFIETKEVMGGLFIIEARDLDHAIALAKMTPVVEGGVEVRPLLGFMVLE
- a CDS encoding PilZ domain-containing protein: MEVLLERHVPVDITLDGGWHLTAQVTSVGRDHVDLGPLDQPLRLPAHLRWCGATIAWKTRIGAAHRRGILVHGAQDGQLRLHPVGDPLKVQRRQFVRVPAELSTAVIAPDKRLTTRTLDVSVGGMLVAPADTLTLDDTVRFALDLGAITISGDGRVVRGTAEGARGILFCDLQGRAERQLSHYVAQRQRELIAGSRPTRA
- the mobA gene encoding molybdenum cofactor guanylyltransferase; protein product: MAAAAKSLASPVGVVLAGGRGRRLGGDKAIVELEGRALILYVLEALHEVCDDVAVVAKRDTIVPPLGGIADLWVEPDEPRHPLAGVAHALRLATGRPVLVVAVDLPLMDAATLRAIAATDPGDAAVVVPRIYGRLMPLCALYTPRAAAGLASFAPDARATAVVESLGVREVDGLDPTAFYNVNAPEDLLQASVLLATS
- a CDS encoding NAD(P)-dependent alcohol dehydrogenase: MSTPARALWAPEAKARFEPTTIERRALGATDVAIDIQFCGICHSDIHQVEGDWGRNLFPMVPGHEIAGVVSAVGAEVTRVKAGDRVGVGCFVDSCGACEWCVAGDEHFCVKGVVATYNHVNYDGTPTYGGYSDHIVVDERFAVTIPDGLALDHAAPLLCAGITMYSPLKRWGAGPGQAVAIVGMGGLGHVGVQIAAAMGADVTVLSQTLSKQADGRRFGAKDYFATSDKDTFKALRGRFDLIVNTVSANLPLDEYLALLKPRGAMVSVGLPVEPDRVHAGSLVSRDRILTGSNTGGIPLTQEMIDFCAAHGVAPAIEVIDAARVDEAYERVPRSDVRYRFVIDVSTLG
- a CDS encoding RNA polymerase sigma factor: MLAATVRVTRDLDAAEDCVQDAYLAALDAWTRDGVPARPGAWLTTVARRGALNALTRGRTLQTKLPLLIEPAQDEAEMIVDAEHDPAIPDDRLRLVFTCCHPALAREAQVALTLRLVCGVATPDVAAAFLVAEPTMAARITRAKKKIAAAAIPYAVPTRSELPARLDAVLTVVHLLASTAHAAPSGDALVRVDLAERALDLARMLYVLLPAEPEVAGLLALLLVHQARHAGRTGGDGRLVRLEDQDRASWDRDLIAQADRLVVAALSAPADGPAPGRYALQGAIAALHAQAPTYAETDWPQILALYDALLAHWPSPVVALNRAVARAMVEGPEAGLADVAALEADDRLAGYRYLPATKADLLARLGRHAEAADAYRAALALTDSAPERAYLEERLG
- a CDS encoding SRPBCC family protein, which codes for MTKTKQWDVRWEGLVPARPEAVWNAVTATPAGYLWPIEYEPRLGGAERGLTGGGGTVTAWEPHRRFATRTRPETERDGLNELTYTFAPHDDGATTYLRYVHRCVLPAADFDRQLTMCRAHTSFYQHSLGVYAAHFAGRVPAYVSAEGGPSFAAVRRALGLPDDVVAGDPVRLAPAGLAPIEGVVDYATGPFLGIRTADALYRVYGRDRWGHPVGVAHHLFATGADADAATAAWSSWLDGVGANGEAVA